The genomic region GCGGATCAGGCCGTCGGCGCTCAGCCGGGCGAGGACCTTGGAGACGGCTTGCGGCGTCAGGCCTGTGGCGTCGACAACTGTCGACCGCTCGAACGTCCGCACGGTACGTCCCAGCGCCATGACCAGTGCCTGGTTGTAGCCGCGCAGGAAGGTGACGTCGGCTGTGGTGCGCGTCATCTCACCACCCTATTACGCAACGCTGTTGCTAAATTCGCTCGGTGCATGCACTGAGCAGAAATCGACGCCTGCTGGCGGTTCTCGCGTTGGCGCTGGGCGGTGTGGCGGTCGGCCTCACCGAGTTCGCGGCGATGGGCCTGCTGCCCGACATCGCACGCGGCCTGCTCCCACAGCAGTACGCCGTGTCGTCGTCGGACGCGGTGGCCCGCGCGGGTTGGACGATCACCGCCTACGCGCTCGGCGTGGTGGCGGGCGCGCCGCTGATCGCCGCGCTGACCGCCCGAATGCCGCGTAAGAAACTGGTTCTCGGTCTGCTCGTCCTCTTCATCGTCGGCACCGTCGCCTCGGCGATCGCGCCGACGTTCGACCTTGTGCTGGTGGCCCGGTTCGTCGCGGCGCTGCCGCACGGCGCGTACTTCGGCGCGGCGGGTCTGCTCGCGGCGGCACTGCTCGGCCCCGGCAACGAGGCCCGGGGTTTCGCCGCCGTGCTCGGGGGTCTGACCGTCAGCAACCTGGTGGGCGTGCCGGCGGTCACGCGGCTCGGGCAGGCGGTCGGCTGGCGGGCCGCGTACCTGGTCATCGCCGGTGTGTTCGTGCTCACGCTGCTGGCGGTCCTGGCTGTCGTTCCGGAGGTCGTGGCGGCTGTCGACGCCTCGCCGGCCGCCGAGTTGCGGTCCCTGCGGACCTCTCAGGTGTGGCTCGTGGCGGCCACCGGGGCGGTGGGCCTCGCCGGGCTGTTCGCTGTCAACACCTACCTCGCGCCGGTCACCACCGATGTCGCCGGCCTGTCGGCCGCGACGGTGCCGTGGGTGCTCGTCGCTGTGGGCCTGGGCATGACGGTCGGCAACGCTTTGGGCGGTTGGCTCGCGGACCGGGACCTGCACCGGAGCATGTTCGTCGGCTTCGTCGCCATGATCGTCAGCATCGCCGTCTTCGGCCTCGTCGCGTCGAACCCGGTCGGCCTGTTCGTGGGCGCGTTCCTGGTGGGTGCGACGAGCCTCTACCTGGGGCCGGTCGTACAGGCGCGCCTGATCACCGTCGCGCCGGGAGCGCAGTTGATGGGTGCGGCGATGAGCCAGTCCGCCATGAACGTCGCCAACAGCCTCGGCGCCGCGCTGGGTAGCGTCGTCATCGCCGCGGGCTTCGGCTATCTCGCGCCGGCCTGGGTGGGTGTCGTCCTCGCGATTCTCGGCCTGGGTCTTGCGGTGTTCAGCTACGCGACCGAGCGACGGACGCGGGCCGCGCAGCCGGTCGCCCTCGCGGGATGACCCGTCGATCGATGGTGGTGGGCGTCGGCGCCGGCGACACGCCGACGCCGACATGTGGGGTGTGACAAACGCTGCCGCCCCTATATATGGTGTCGATCGCAGCTGGTTCGGCCGCTCATCCAGAGTGGCCGAGGCAAGAGGGAACCCGGTGGAATTCCGGGACTGTCCCGCAGCGGTGAGTGGGAACGACAGCCGACATCAGCACTGGGCCGACACGGCCTGGGAAGCGACGGCCAGTAGGAGACCGGTGAGCCCGGTCGTGCCCGCGAGTCCGAAGACCTGCCAGCGCGCCGTTCACCCGCACCCGGGTGGGC from Micromonospora profundi harbors:
- a CDS encoding MFS transporter, translated to MHALSRNRRLLAVLALALGGVAVGLTEFAAMGLLPDIARGLLPQQYAVSSSDAVARAGWTITAYALGVVAGAPLIAALTARMPRKKLVLGLLVLFIVGTVASAIAPTFDLVLVARFVAALPHGAYFGAAGLLAAALLGPGNEARGFAAVLGGLTVSNLVGVPAVTRLGQAVGWRAAYLVIAGVFVLTLLAVLAVVPEVVAAVDASPAAELRSLRTSQVWLVAATGAVGLAGLFAVNTYLAPVTTDVAGLSAATVPWVLVAVGLGMTVGNALGGWLADRDLHRSMFVGFVAMIVSIAVFGLVASNPVGLFVGAFLVGATSLYLGPVVQARLITVAPGAQLMGAAMSQSAMNVANSLGAALGSVVIAAGFGYLAPAWVGVVLAILGLGLAVFSYATERRTRAAQPVALAG